The Clostridia bacterium sequence GAATGGTAGCAGTTCGTAATTCAACTCATTATGGAATAGCAGGCTATTATACATCAATGGCAATAAATGAAGGGATGATAGGTATATCAGGTACCAATGCTAGACCTTCAATAGCACCTACTTTTGGTGTAGAAAATATGTTAGGAACCAACCCTTTGACAATAGGTTTCCCTACTGATGAAGAGTTCCCTTTCAATCTAGACTGTGCAACCTCAATAATCCAAAGAGGAAGAATTGAATACTATGATAGAGAAGGAAAATCTACACCTCCGGGAATGGTTATTGGTTCAGACGGACAAACTAAAACTGATTCTAAGCAAATTCTAAAAGACCTAAATACAGGCGAAGCAGCGCTTGCACCTTTGGGCGGAATTGGCGAAGAGTTTGCTGGATACAAGGGCTATGGTTATGCAACAGTTGTTGAAGTTTTGTCAGCAGCTTTGCAAGCAGGTAACTATCTAAAGATGCTTTCAGGTATTGGACCAAACGGTGAGAAAGTTAAATATCATCTTGGACATTTCTTTATCGCGATAGACACCGAAGCATTTATGGGCTTAGAGTCATTTAAGAAAACAGCAGGCAATATTATGCGTGAATTGAGAGCTTCCAAAAAAGCTCCTGGCGAAAAACATATTTATACGGCTGGTGAGAAAGAATACCTTGTATGGCAAGAGAGAAAGAACAGCGGCGTTCCTATCAATGAAGGCGTTCAAAAAGAAATGAATCAAGTTAGAGATTTGTTGAAATTAAACTATGTATTCCCTTGGGAGAAATAAACTATGGATTATATGAAAGAGTCGTTAAAACGACATTATGAATGGAAAGGAAAGATAGAAGTTAAGCAGCGTATAGATGTCAAGACAAGAGAAGATTTGTCTTTGGCTTATACACCTGGTGTAGCAGCAGCATGCCTTGAAATTCAAAAGGATTTGGACAAATCTTATGAGCTTACTAGAAGATGGAATACTGTTGCCGTAGTAACTGACGGTACAGCAGTTTTGGGACTTGGAGATATTGGTCCTGAAGCTGGTATGCCCGTTATGGAAGGAAAAGCATTGTTATTTAAAGCTTTTGGCGATGTTGATGCGATTCCGATTTGCGTTAAGTCCAAAGATGTAGATGAAATTGTTAAGACTGTTTATATGATTTCTGGAAGCTTTGGCGGAATTAACCTGGAAGATATTTCTGCTCCTAGATGCTTTGAAGTAGAAAGAAGACTTAAAGAAATCTGCGATATTCCGGTATTCCATGATGACCAGCATGGTACTGCAATAGTGCTTGGTGCTGCATTATTAAACAGTTTAAAATTAGTAAAAAAGAACATAAGCGATGTTAAGATAGTAGTAAACGGAGCTGGCAGCGCTGGTATTGCTATAACTAAGTTTATATTGAGCTTGGGAGCAAAAAATATCATCGTATGTGACAAATGCGGTATTATTTGCGAAGGCATGGAAGGAATTAATCCTGCACAGCAAGAAATTAGCACTTATACTAACAGAGAAAAATTACAAGGCAATCTTGCTAAGGCTTTAGAAGGCGCAGATGTGTTTATTGGTGTTTCTGCTCCTAATATTGTTAGCAAAGAAATGGTTGCTTCTATGAACAAAGATGCAGTAGTATTTGCAATGGCTAACCCTGTTCCTGAAATTATGCCCGATTTGGCATTGGAAGCAGGCGCTGCTATTGTGGGCACAGGCAGAAGCGATTATCCTAACCAGATTAACAACGTATTGGCATTCCCTGGAGTATTTAGAGGTGCATTAGACGCAAGAGCTAGCCAAATTAATGAAGAAATGAAGATTGCAGCTGCTTATGCTTTGGCTAACTTAATAAGCGAGCAAGAACTTTCAAAAGAAAACATATTGCCTAAGGCATTTGATCCTAGAGTTGCACCTGCAGTAGCAAAAGCTGTTTGCCAAGCTGCTAAAGATTCAGGAGTAGCTAGAAAATAAATTATAGGCTTATATTAATAGGCTCATATAACGCATAAAGCATAAGAATATATAATAACTTTTTACAAAAGATAAAAACAAAAACCACTTTTTAATTAAGAAATGCTTATAGTTGTAAACGCTATAAGCATTTTTTAATTTGTCAATTTAGTGTAGTGTTGCGTTAAATGGCTGTAATGACAAAATTTTTTAAATGATGTATTATCTAGGATAAAATTAATAATTTGAATGAAATTTAATTTTTCTAAAGATTAAATTTTAATTAAAACATTTTATAGGCAATTAGGATTGGCGATATGGAAAAAAGAGGAATATTTTTGGCAATTTTAGCGGCTACATTATATGCATTGAGCATACCTTTATCTAAGATTTTATTAAAATATGTTTCATCTATTATGATGGCTGCCTTTTTATATATAGGTGCTGGTATAGGTATTTTAATTATGATTTTAGTAAAAAAGTTGTTTAATCTGGAAACAAAAGAAGAGCATCTTACAAAAAAGGAAATGCCATATATTCTTATTTTGATCATATTTGATATTGCAGCTCCTGTCAGCTTGATGTTTGGATTAAAATTAACAACAGCTTCCCATGCTTCACTTTTAAATACTTTTGAAATAGTCATTACTTCTTTGATTGCGCTGTTTTTCTTTAAAACCAAAATTAATCCGCGTGTTTGGGTAGGCATTGTTTTGATAACTATTTCATCAATAATTTTGTCAGTTAAGGATGTAAACGATCTTTCGTTCTCATATGGTTCTTTATTAGTTTTGCTGTCTTGTATAATATGGGGATTCGAAAACAATATATTTAAAATAATTTCACATAAAAGCCCCAAAGAAATTGTTATGACGAAAGATATTTTTGCAGGGTTAGGATCGCTAATTATTGCTTTATGTTTAAAAGAAAAAATTGATTCGTATTGGGCAGTTGCTTTAACAATGCTCTTAGGTTTTGTTGCTTATGGTTTAAGCAGTACAGTTTATTTGCATTCTCAGCGTGTACTTGGCGTTCCCAAGGCAACTTTATATTATGCAGTTTCACCCTTTGTTGGCGTAATTTTATCATTTTTGATATTTAGAGATAAAATTGGAGAGACATTTATAGTAGCATTGGTTATTATGTTAATCGGCGCCTTTCTTGCTGCAAACAACAAACCACTATTAAAAGATAAGATAAAATTAAAAAAATAAATCATCTTTAAAACATTTTATTCAAATTTTTTATAAATCTAACCTAAAAACAGCTTTATTCAAAATATAAAGCTGTTTTTTTATCATTTACAAACATTTATTTACTAATAAACAGCAATTTATGGCATAACCTTTAAATATTTGGCATTTACAACCCTTATTTTTGAGTTATATAATGTGCTTATGATAAGAAATTAAAAAAGCTTTTTTATTAAAAAAGCACAAAAAAACCATTATTTTTTGGTTATTTTAGTGTCTTTTTTGAATTTTTAAAAGTTTTTTTAAAAAATGACAAAAAATGATAACAATTTTTGGCAATTAAACAATTAATTGTGTCACAATTTTTTATTTTTAGCTTTATGATTTTTTGCAAGAATTAAGAAATATTTATAAGAAATATAAAATAGGAGGGAATTGATGTTTAAAAAGACAAAACGAATTGCTTCTTTGTTTTTGGCTTTTGCAATAATGCTGTCGTTATTTACATTTTCGCCAATAGTATTTGCAGAAGATGAAAGTGAAGAAGAGCTTACAAGTACAGCATATTTGATGTATGCTGATGCTAGTTGGCAATATCAATATTTGGGCAATCCGCTTACACCGCCTGAAAATGAAGAAGATCCTTTTTATCAAGTAATTGCCAATGATGCAACGGTTACAGGTACAGGAAAATACACTGTTGGACTTGATTTTACAACTGAAGATGAAGATGATAGAACCCCTGGTTATGCTTCAGGTGTTTCTTTTATGGCTATTGGCATTAAAAACGGTGAAATTAATTTCCCGGGTTATTGCATTAAAATAACAGAAATCAGGCTTAATGGTGAACCTATTAGACTGACTGGAAAGGGCTATACCAGTTCAGATGCTGAAACAGATGGTACATATGTTACCACCCGAATGAACATTTATAATGAATGGGTTAATTCAATTGATACTGTAAATGATTTGACTTTAAGAAGTTATGACAGAGATTTGAGTGATGTATCACCTATAATTATTAACAAGGAAGACTTTGAAAAGAAAACAGTAACTACTATTGATCCTGAAACTAATGAAGAGGTAGCAGAAGAAGTTGCAGTTGAAATTAAAACCTTGGAAGTTGATTTTATTTATCTTTCTGGGGAAGAAACTATTGATACAGCTTATATAATGTTTGCTGATGCTGACTGGAGTGCTCAATATTGGCTAGATGGTAACGAATATGAAGGTGTTAAAGCTACCAATGCTGAGATCTTCGGGGATCCTGCTGGTCAATATACCGTTTCATTGGACTTTTCTGAACTAAATGATGCAGATACTGGTTATGCAGAAGGTGTTGCTTTTACTGCGTTAGGAATCAAAGAAGGCGAGCAGACAATGCCTGGATACTTTATTAAAATTGATTCAATAAAAATTAACGGAAAAGCAATTCCTTTTATAAAAGGTTATACTAGTTCCGATAATGGTATTGAAACTCGCATGAATATCTATAATGAGTGGACAGGAGGAAAATTGCCTGACGATGCTAGAAGTTATGATGGAAAAGTCTCTGATGCACAGTCTATTATTGTTAATGCAAAGGATTTTGAAAGAGTAACGACTTATGAAATCACATTTACTTTAATAGCACCTGATATTAAAGATACAGCATATTTGGCTTATGCAGACGCTAACTGGGCATGCCAATACTGGGGAGATGACATTAATGCTGATCCAGATGAAGAAATTGAACCTAATCCAGTAGTTGCTACTAATGCAATAGTTACAGGTGAAGGTACATATACAATAGGTCTTGACTTTACAGCATATCCTGGCGATGAAGAAAAAGGATATGAAGCTGGGCATGCAAGTGGTGTTGCGTTTGCTGCGGTCATGATTAAGACTGGAGAGGAAACCTTTGGCGGTTATAAAATCAAAATTAACTCTATTAAGGTTAATGGTAAGGATATTGAATTTACAAAAGGTTATACAAGCTCTGACGATAAAGTAGAAACCCGAATGAATATCTACAACGCATGGGTAACAGATCCTCTTGATCCTACAACAGACTTAACTTTAAGAAGTTATGACTGTACATTAAAAAATGCATCGCCTATAATAGTTAATGTAGAAGATCTAGCAGAAGTTGAAACTATCACCGTAGTATTTACCTTAATACATGGTGTAACCCGCATAGAGCCGCCTGATGATTTTGATTACGACAAAGCTTTGGAGTTAGATTACAATGCATATTTTGGTATTCAAACAGAAAGCTATGTTTTCCGTAATGCTTGGAATGACAGTACATATGGCAAAGAAACATCCAATTTCACACATTTAACAGGATGGGATTCAAGCAATAACGAAGTTGATTATGGCGGATCGTTTATAGATGCTGTAATATCAGGTAATGGAACATATACAGTAAGCTGTGTTTTGGGTGAGATGGGTTTAGGTGCGTCAGATACATACTTTAGACTGATGTTTGTATCTACTGATATTAATTCTAAGTTGTTTAAAAAGAATTATCTTTCTATCACAGAAGCTAAAGTTACAATTGGAGATCAATCGACTAGAACTGTTGAAGAGGTATATGTAGATACTACAGATACCTATGCGCAAATCGTCCTAATAAGTGAATATATAGATGCTGTTGGTGCTCAACCTTTTGTTTATACTGTTCCTACTGCAGGTCAAACTATAACCATCACATTTACTATTGAAGGCTTCACTAAAGATAATACTGATACACCTGATACTCCACCTGCTGAAGAAGATGAAGAAGAAGAAGAAAAAGAGACACCAAAGAAAAAAGGCTGCAAGAACTCTGTTTCAGGCGCGTTGTTTATAACAGTAGCGGCTTATGTGTCTGTTATGTTGTTGAAAAAAAGAGGTTAATGTTTAACTAATCTTGATTTTTTCAATGTTGTCACGGGATAGCATTCTATCCCGTGACGCGTTGAAAACTATTTAAAAAATTAGGGAGGATATGATGGCAGTTAATGAGCTGCTCTTGAATTCAAATACTGTTGGGAAAAAAGATATTAAGCAGATTATTACCAATGTTTGCCTAGTAGCGATAAGGATATTAATTTTGCTTGCCTGTGTTACTATGTTTTTCCCTTCATTTAACCCAGGAAGAATATCATTAAAGATTAACAAATCTATATCGCTATTCACAACAGCAGTTTCTTACAATAATATAACCACTGCATTAGGATTGGCGTTAAGAAGAGGATGGGTTCATAATTATTCATTCATAATATTAATGATATCAAGCCTAATAATAGTTTTTGGTATAATAGCATGTGGAATTGGAGGCTGCATGTCTTTAGGTAATACCCTTATGAAGAAAAAGGGTTTATGGTTTCCTGTTTTTGGACCAGTTGTCATGCTCGTCGGTTTGGGTGGAATTTATATTGCATATTCTCAGGTTAAGCAAACAGCTATGCCTGATAGAATACAACCTAATTTTTCTTGGGGTTTTTATTTTTATCTTATTTTGGCAGTATTAATACTTATTTTATCTGTAATTATTAAGATACTTATCAAAAATAATCAAAATGAAGAAAAAATGAAAATTAAAGAGAAATATTCTCTTTTTCTATATATGTTGCCAATAATCTTTTTGGCTTTTATATTTTCATATATGCCTCTATGGGGCTGGAGATATGCGTTTTTTGAATATAGCGCAGGTCAGGATCTAACTTGGAACAAATTTGTTGGATTTTATTATTTTAAGTTATTAGTTCAAAATCAATCTCAAAGATTAGAGCTTTTAAAAGTTTTACGAAATACTTTTGTAATGAGTGGGTTGGGAATTTTAACAAGCTGGCTTCCTATTGCATTCGCCATATTCCTTACAGAAATCAAAAGTACAAGATTTAAAAAATTTGTGCAGACTTTTACAACTATTCCTAATTTTATTAGCTGGGTTTTGGTTTATGCAGTAGCATTAGCGATTTTTTCAAGCGATGGTTTTTTAAATGGATTTATTAATTTATTGGGGAAAAAATCTTCAACTAACTATCTACAATCATCAAAAGGGACATGGCTTAAGATGCTTTTGTGGGGCACGTGGAAAGGACTTGGTTGGAGTGCAATTATTTATATATCATCCATTGCAGGTATTGATCAGCAGCTTTATGAATCAGCTATGATAGACGGAGCAGGCAGATTTCAAAAGATGTGGTATATTACTGTTCCATCCTTGATGCCGACATATAGTGTAATGCTTTTGTTGTCAGTAGCAGGAATTTTGAATAATGGTATGGAACAATATTTGGTATTTAAAAACCCTAACAATAGTGAAGAAATCAAGGTTTTAGATTTATACGTATATTTACTTGGTATTGATAATGGTCAAATTCCTATGTCAACGGTTATCGGTATGGCTAAGTCATTAGTTAGTGTATTCCTGCTTTTTGTGGCTAACGGTGTATCAAAATTAATTCGCGGTGAAAGCATCGTTTAAGGAGTTAAAAATGAAAACAGAAAGCAATATCATAAAAAATAAGAATAAAAGCGGGACCGTATATAGAGAAAGCGCAGGCGATAAAATATTTAATTTTTTTAATATTTTAATCTTTTCAATATTTACATTGCTTTGCATTTTCCCTTTTTACTATTTGTTTATAAATACGATTTCAAATAACCAATTGGTTGCAAAGGGCTTGATCAACTTTATACCAAGAGGAATTCATTTTAAAAACTACTTGGGATTAACCAATTTGCCTGATTTTGGAAAATCAGTTTTAGTTACTTTAGCAAGAACGATTTTGGGAACAGCGCTTATGGTTGTAGTTTCTGCTTTTGCGGGCTATCTTGTTACCAAGAAAAAAATGTGGCATAGAAGTTTTTGGTATAGATTTTTAGTTATTACTATGTATTTTAACGCTGGACTTATACCATGGTATCTAAATATGCTTAATCTTGGCTTGACGCAGAATTTTTTGGTTTATATCATTCCTAGTATTGTACAACCTTTCAATATTATTCTTGTTAAGACTTATATAGAATCTATTCCAAAAGAGATAGAAGAAAGCGCTGTTATAGAAGGGGCAGGAACTATAAAAATCTTTGCTAAAATTATTTGGCCTCTATCCACACCAATTTTAGCTACGATAGCAGTTTTTGGTGCAGTAGGACATTGGAATTCATTTCAGGATTCATTGATTTTGATGCTGGGACGATCCGAACTTTATACTCTGCAACATAGATTATATATCTATTTAACTTCAGCATCTGATTTGCAAGATTCTATTGAAAGCGGAATTTTCACTAAAGTTAATGTTAAAATTGTAAAATATACGATTTCTATGGTGTCAATTATTCCTATCATGATTGTATATCCTTTGATGCAACGATATTTTGTAAAGGGTATTATGATGGGTGCTGTAAAAGGTTAATTAAAAACATATAAGATATTTTTTAAAGGAGGAAGATGATTTTGAAAACAGGTAAGAAAATTATTTCATTAATTGTTATTTTCTTAATGTGTTTTTCAATGTTTTGCTTTAATGCAGGTTGCAAAAAGAGCAATGTAATTAAGCTAGAGGTTTATTCACAGCTTGCCAATTTCCAAGGAAAGCAAGCAGGTATGTTGGGGACTTTACTAAAAGACAAGTTTAATGTCGAACTCAATATCATATCTGATGAAGAAGGCATTTATGAGACACGAATGGAAAGCGGCTTTTTAGGTGATATTGTAGTTTGGGGAAGCAATGGTAAAGAATATAAAGAGGCTATTAATCAAGGCTTGTTATATGATTGGGAAGAAGATAATTTATTAGATGAATATGGTCCATATATTAAGGAACATATGAGTGCGGCACTTGAAGCTAATAGAGAAGTTAATCCAGACAAAAAAATACACGGTTTTGGACATAACGTTGCAACATCTGCCGAAGATCATGAAGCTTTCTTTTATACTTGGGATATTAGATGGGATCTATATAAACAATTAGGATATCCAGAAGTAACTGACCTTGACAGCTATTTACAATTATTAAAAGCGATGAAGCAAATTTGTCCAACTGATGATAACGGCAATCCTACCTATGCTGTTTCTTTGTGGCCTGATTGGGATGGAACTATGGTTATGTATGTTAAAGCATTTGCATCCGCTTATTACGGCTATGACGAATTAGCGTTAGGATTATATGATTCACAAACAGGAAAATTCCATGGCGCTTTAGAAGACAATGGTCCATATCTCACATCTTTGAAATTTTTCAATAAATTATATCAGGAAGGATTGCTTGATCCTGATTCAAGTACACAAACTTATGATCAAATGTGTGAGGTTGTGTCTAACGGCGGTACTTTCTTTTCTATTTTTGACTATGCTGGATCAGGTCAATTTAATACAGATGCCAATATTGCAAAAAACAGAATGATGTTACCTCTTGTTCCATCTGAAGCAACTGTTGTAGGATATGGAATGAGTCTTATAGGCGGTAATAGAATTTGGTCTATAGGGGCAGATACAAAATATCCCGAACTCTGCATGGAAATAATCAACTGGCTTTGCACTCCAGAAGGGTCAATGACAATTTTCCACGGACTTAAAGGAGTAATCTGGGACTATGACGAAAACGGAAAAACCAAATTTACTGATTTTGGAAGAACTTGTACCAATGACCCTACAACTTTATTAAATGGACAGAAATGGACTTCTCCTTATACTAATAAGACATATACTCTAAGCGGTAGTTTTAATGATGGCAAATTACAAATTAACAATACTACTTGGTCAATGAATGCTACAAACCCTGATACAGGAGAAAGATATAATTGGAAATTCTGGGAAAATGAGATGGGTGATCCTAAATGTGATATAGAAGCTGATTGGAGAGAAAAGACAGGGTGTAAATCTAATGATGAGTATATAAATAAGTGTAATTATTCAGTTGTTCCTGCCGTAAATTATTCTGAAAGTGTCAGATCAGATGAACTTGAATTAAAGTGGCAAAATGTTACGACCAAATTAAAAGAATACAGCTGGAAATGTATTTATGCTAAAAATGATGGAGAATTTAGTTATTTAGTTAAAGAAATGAAAAAAGTTTGCAATGGCTATGGCTATGCTGATGTTCTTGCGTGGAGTGAAGGAGAAGCAGCAATAAAATGGGCATTGCAACAAGAAGCTGCAAAATAGTATAATAAGAGCAAGAAAGGCTGTTGATGTTTATTGACAGCCTTTCTTAAAAAAGATCTTTAGGATAAAAGCATGTTTTTAGGATTTGATACAAAGTTTTCTCGATTTATGCACACTCTTGTTGATGTATTTTTTATCAACATAATGTGGATTTTGGGAAGTCTTCCTATCATTACTATAGGCGTATCTACAATAGCAGCTTATACTGTAACGCTTAAAATGATAGAAGATAAAGAAAGCCAAGTTGTAAAGCAATTTTGGCAAGCTTATATAAAAAATCTTAAGCATGGAATCATATTATCTATTCTTTTATTAATTTCAGGCTATGCTGCTTTTATGTGCTTTTATCTTTTTGAAACGGTATCAGGCAATCCAATTTATTTTTTGATTATTGGAATGGTTCTGATATATTTTATTCTAATTAACTTCTTTTTTGTTTTTCCTATTGAAGCTAGATATAAAAATACGGTTTTTCGTAGTTTGACTATTTCTAGACATGTTTTTTTAAGATTTTACGCAAAAAACTTAATACTCATTTTAATTGTATTTGCAGAGTTTTGGCTGTTCTTTGCCATAAATATTGTGTTGATAATTATAGGTGCTTGTATTGGAGTT is a genomic window containing:
- a CDS encoding Ldh family oxidoreductase, which encodes MVAVRNSTHYGIAGYYTSMAINEGMIGISGTNARPSIAPTFGVENMLGTNPLTIGFPTDEEFPFNLDCATSIIQRGRIEYYDREGKSTPPGMVIGSDGQTKTDSKQILKDLNTGEAALAPLGGIGEEFAGYKGYGYATVVEVLSAALQAGNYLKMLSGIGPNGEKVKYHLGHFFIAIDTEAFMGLESFKKTAGNIMRELRASKKAPGEKHIYTAGEKEYLVWQERKNSGVPINEGVQKEMNQVRDLLKLNYVFPWEK
- a CDS encoding NADP-dependent malic enzyme, with translation MDYMKESLKRHYEWKGKIEVKQRIDVKTREDLSLAYTPGVAAACLEIQKDLDKSYELTRRWNTVAVVTDGTAVLGLGDIGPEAGMPVMEGKALLFKAFGDVDAIPICVKSKDVDEIVKTVYMISGSFGGINLEDISAPRCFEVERRLKEICDIPVFHDDQHGTAIVLGAALLNSLKLVKKNISDVKIVVNGAGSAGIAITKFILSLGAKNIIVCDKCGIICEGMEGINPAQQEISTYTNREKLQGNLAKALEGADVFIGVSAPNIVSKEMVASMNKDAVVFAMANPVPEIMPDLALEAGAAIVGTGRSDYPNQINNVLAFPGVFRGALDARASQINEEMKIAAAYALANLISEQELSKENILPKAFDPRVAPAVAKAVCQAAKDSGVARK
- a CDS encoding DMT family transporter produces the protein MEKRGIFLAILAATLYALSIPLSKILLKYVSSIMMAAFLYIGAGIGILIMILVKKLFNLETKEEHLTKKEMPYILILIIFDIAAPVSLMFGLKLTTASHASLLNTFEIVITSLIALFFFKTKINPRVWVGIVLITISSIILSVKDVNDLSFSYGSLLVLLSCIIWGFENNIFKIISHKSPKEIVMTKDIFAGLGSLIIALCLKEKIDSYWAVALTMLLGFVAYGLSSTVYLHSQRVLGVPKATLYYAVSPFVGVILSFLIFRDKIGETFIVALVIMLIGAFLAANNKPLLKDKIKLKK
- a CDS encoding ABC transporter permease subunit → MAVNELLLNSNTVGKKDIKQIITNVCLVAIRILILLACVTMFFPSFNPGRISLKINKSISLFTTAVSYNNITTALGLALRRGWVHNYSFIILMISSLIIVFGIIACGIGGCMSLGNTLMKKKGLWFPVFGPVVMLVGLGGIYIAYSQVKQTAMPDRIQPNFSWGFYFYLILAVLILILSVIIKILIKNNQNEEKMKIKEKYSLFLYMLPIIFLAFIFSYMPLWGWRYAFFEYSAGQDLTWNKFVGFYYFKLLVQNQSQRLELLKVLRNTFVMSGLGILTSWLPIAFAIFLTEIKSTRFKKFVQTFTTIPNFISWVLVYAVALAIFSSDGFLNGFINLLGKKSSTNYLQSSKGTWLKMLLWGTWKGLGWSAIIYISSIAGIDQQLYESAMIDGAGRFQKMWYITVPSLMPTYSVMLLLSVAGILNNGMEQYLVFKNPNNSEEIKVLDLYVYLLGIDNGQIPMSTVIGMAKSLVSVFLLFVANGVSKLIRGESIV
- a CDS encoding carbohydrate ABC transporter permease — its product is MKTESNIIKNKNKSGTVYRESAGDKIFNFFNILIFSIFTLLCIFPFYYLFINTISNNQLVAKGLINFIPRGIHFKNYLGLTNLPDFGKSVLVTLARTILGTALMVVVSAFAGYLVTKKKMWHRSFWYRFLVITMYFNAGLIPWYLNMLNLGLTQNFLVYIIPSIVQPFNIILVKTYIESIPKEIEESAVIEGAGTIKIFAKIIWPLSTPILATIAVFGAVGHWNSFQDSLILMLGRSELYTLQHRLYIYLTSASDLQDSIESGIFTKVNVKIVKYTISMVSIIPIMIVYPLMQRYFVKGIMMGAVKG
- a CDS encoding DUF624 domain-containing protein, whose protein sequence is MFLGFDTKFSRFMHTLVDVFFINIMWILGSLPIITIGVSTIAAYTVTLKMIEDKESQVVKQFWQAYIKNLKHGIILSILLLISGYAAFMCFYLFETVSGNPIYFLIIGMVLIYFILINFFFVFPIEARYKNTVFRSLTISRHVFLRFYAKNLILILIVFAEFWLFFAINIVLIIIGACIGVEIMIYTISGAAVHYFKIMEKEEAEISGKILPNTYLDIENKNQD